The following are encoded together in the Equus quagga isolate Etosha38 chromosome 15, UCLA_HA_Equagga_1.0, whole genome shotgun sequence genome:
- the APOBEC2 gene encoding C->U-editing enzyme APOBEC-2, which yields MAQKEESPEAAAPTSQNGEDLEDLDDPEKLKELIELPPFEIVTGERLPVNFFKFQFRNVEYSSGRNKTFLCYVVEAQSKGGQVQASRGYLEDEHAAAHAEEAFFNTIMPAFDPALRYNVTWYVSSSPCAACADRIIKTLSKTKNLRLLILVGRLFMWEEPEIQAALKKLKEAGCRLRIMKPQDFEYVWQNFVEQEEGESKAFEPWEDIQENFLYYEEKLADILK from the exons ATGGCCCAGAAAGAAGAGTCCCCTGAGGCCGCTGCGCCCACCTCCCAGAACGGCGAGGATCTGGAGGACCTGGACGACCCCGAGAAGCTGAAGGAACTGATCGAGCTGCCACCCTTCGAGATCGTCACAGG GGAGCGGCTGCCTGTCAACTTCTTTAAGTTCCAGTTCCGGAATGTGGAGTACAGTTCTGGGAGGAACAAGACCTTCCTCTGCTACGTGGTTGAGGCGCAGAGCAAGGGAGGCCAAGTGCAGGCGTCCCGCGGCTACCTAGAGGACGAGCACGCCGCTGCCCACGCGGAGGAAGCCTTCTTCAACACCATCATGCCGGCCTTTGACCCGGCCCTGCGGTACAACGTCACCTGGTACGTGTCCTCCAGCCCTTGCGCGGCCTGCGCTGACCGCATTATCAAAACCCTCAGCAAGACCAAGAATCTGCGCCTGCTCATTCTGGTGGGGCGACTCTTCATGTGGGAGGAGCCCGAGATCCAGGCGGCTCTGAAGAAGCTGAAGGAGGCCGGCTGCAGACTGCGCATCATGAAGCCCCAGGACTTCGAGTACGTCTGGCAGAATTTTGTGGAGCAAGAAGAGGGCGAATCCAAGGCCTTTGAGCCCTGGGAGGACATTCAGGAGAACTTCCTGTACTACGAGGAGAAGCTGGCGGACATCCTCAAATAG